A window of Synechococcus sp. MEDNS5 contains these coding sequences:
- the speA gene encoding biosynthetic arginine decarboxylase, whose product MAHTSTAGPWTVQDGADLYGLDRWGDPYFSTNSRGHITVQPQGDRGGSIDLIELVEGLQARDLGLPLLIRFDDILEDRLERLHAAFDRAIAHYGYAGRYQGVFPVKCNQQRHVVERLVESGQRWHFGLEAGSKAELLIALSLLKDPEALLICNGYKDQRYLETAILARKLGRQPVVVIEQPDEVERIIRASDHLGAAPMIGIRARLSTRSTGRWGSSVGDRAKFGLSVPELLDTTEALRDAGLLKELRLLHFHIGSQINDIAVLKDALQEAGQIYGELHRLGAPMGFLDVGGGLGIDYDGSRSATAASTNYSLQNYANDVVATVKECCEPSGVPMPTLVSESGRALASHFSVLVFDILGTGAAPDERPEPMDNDPLILRNLHETFDGITTANLQEAWNDVLKFKGDALSAFRLGYLSLPERARAEQLAWACARRISRLLPADDSSPEELRNLRASLASTYYGNFSVFRSAPDTWAIDQLFPVMPIHRLDEQPDQLGSIADLTCDSDGKLARFIQGGQSKPLLELHSPQPDQPYLIGLFLAGAYQEVMGNLHNLFGSTNAVHIRLAPGGGYLLDHVVRGDTNSDVLEAMEHDPDLMLERLRLASEEAIREQRLSVNDARLLISHVASSLQQATYLQS is encoded by the coding sequence ATGGCCCACACCAGCACCGCTGGCCCTTGGACCGTTCAGGACGGTGCCGATCTCTACGGACTGGATCGATGGGGGGATCCTTACTTCTCGACCAACTCCCGCGGACACATCACTGTGCAACCCCAGGGTGATCGCGGCGGCAGCATCGACCTGATCGAGCTGGTGGAAGGCCTGCAGGCACGGGATCTCGGCCTTCCCCTCCTGATCCGCTTTGACGACATCCTCGAAGATCGGCTCGAGCGGTTGCACGCAGCCTTCGACCGAGCGATCGCTCACTACGGCTACGCGGGCCGGTATCAGGGCGTTTTCCCTGTGAAGTGCAACCAGCAGCGCCATGTGGTTGAACGGCTTGTGGAGAGCGGCCAGCGCTGGCACTTCGGCCTGGAGGCTGGGAGCAAGGCGGAACTGCTGATCGCCCTCTCGCTGCTGAAGGATCCAGAAGCTCTACTGATCTGCAATGGCTACAAGGATCAGCGGTACCTGGAAACGGCCATCCTGGCGCGCAAACTCGGGCGTCAGCCCGTGGTGGTGATCGAACAGCCCGACGAGGTGGAACGGATCATCCGGGCGAGCGATCACCTGGGTGCCGCTCCGATGATCGGAATCCGGGCACGCCTCTCAACCCGCAGTACTGGCCGCTGGGGCAGCTCCGTGGGAGATCGCGCCAAGTTCGGACTCTCCGTCCCCGAACTGCTCGACACCACCGAAGCCCTGCGCGACGCAGGCCTTCTGAAGGAGCTGCGCTTGCTGCACTTCCACATCGGCAGCCAGATCAACGACATCGCCGTGCTGAAAGATGCCCTGCAGGAGGCGGGACAGATTTACGGCGAACTTCACCGGCTGGGTGCTCCGATGGGCTTCCTCGACGTGGGTGGTGGCCTGGGGATCGACTACGACGGCAGCCGCAGCGCCACCGCTGCCTCCACCAATTACTCCCTCCAGAACTACGCCAACGACGTGGTTGCCACCGTGAAGGAATGCTGTGAACCCAGCGGTGTTCCCATGCCCACGCTCGTGAGCGAAAGCGGTCGCGCCCTGGCCAGCCATTTCAGCGTGCTGGTGTTCGACATCCTCGGCACCGGTGCCGCACCGGATGAGCGGCCGGAACCGATGGACAACGATCCGCTGATCCTGCGCAATCTGCATGAAACCTTTGATGGCATCACCACAGCGAACCTGCAGGAAGCCTGGAACGACGTTCTGAAATTCAAGGGCGATGCACTGAGCGCCTTCCGCCTCGGATACCTGAGCCTTCCGGAACGGGCGCGGGCCGAACAACTGGCCTGGGCCTGTGCGCGGCGCATCAGTCGCCTGTTGCCCGCTGATGACAGCAGCCCCGAGGAGCTGCGCAACCTGCGCGCCAGCCTGGCCAGCACCTACTACGGCAATTTTTCGGTGTTTCGATCAGCACCGGACACCTGGGCGATCGATCAGCTGTTTCCCGTGATGCCGATCCATCGGCTTGATGAACAGCCCGACCAGCTCGGAAGCATTGCGGATCTCACCTGTGACTCCGATGGCAAGCTGGCGCGCTTCATTCAGGGCGGGCAAAGCAAACCCCTACTGGAACTGCACAGCCCCCAGCCGGATCAGCCTTACCTCATTGGTTTGTTTCTGGCCGGTGCCTACCAGGAGGTGATGGGCAACCTGCACAACCTGTTCGGGAGCACCAATGCCGTGCATATCCGCCTGGCCCCAGGCGGTGGCTACCTGCTGGACCACGTGGTCCGCGGCGACACCAATTCCGATGTGCTCGAAGCGATGGAGCACGACCCTGATCTGATGCTCGAACGCCTCCGCCTGGCCAGCGAGGAGGCGATCCGCGAACAGCGGTTGTCGGTCAACGATGCCAGGCTGTTGATCAGCCACGTGGCCAGCAGTCTCCAGCAGGCCACCTATCTCCAGAGCTGA
- a CDS encoding Coq4 family protein, which produces MRIKLQERLQSLKLLAGLAAFLKNPGSLESVFAVGASLKDSPLGKQMVQHLLADKQFRSLVDEGWRPAPINLEQLQQLPEGSLGRVYADQLISQGITPDSLIDPAPVTNAQEFVVHRLKETHDIAHVLTGFGIDGASELGLQGFNLAQNRSPLAVMLIFGGMLSALQNNEPLAPMLRALAQGFQMGLDADLVIARKLEDGWDRPLADWRKELKLPSAMTF; this is translated from the coding sequence ATGCGCATCAAACTGCAGGAACGCCTCCAGAGCCTGAAACTGCTGGCCGGTCTTGCTGCTTTTCTCAAAAATCCAGGATCCCTAGAGAGCGTCTTTGCTGTGGGAGCCAGCCTCAAGGACAGCCCTCTCGGCAAGCAAATGGTGCAACATCTGCTGGCTGACAAACAGTTCCGATCACTGGTGGACGAGGGCTGGCGACCAGCGCCGATCAATCTCGAGCAGCTGCAACAGCTTCCCGAGGGCAGCTTGGGTCGGGTGTATGCGGATCAACTGATCAGCCAGGGCATCACACCCGACAGCTTGATCGATCCCGCTCCGGTGACCAACGCCCAGGAGTTTGTCGTGCACCGGCTCAAGGAAACTCACGACATCGCCCATGTGTTGACGGGATTCGGCATCGATGGAGCCAGTGAACTAGGGCTTCAGGGGTTCAACCTTGCCCAGAACCGCTCACCGCTGGCCGTGATGCTGATCTTCGGCGGGATGCTCTCAGCCCTTCAGAACAACGAACCGCTGGCGCCGATGCTGCGGGCCCTGGCACAGGGCTTTCAGATGGGCCTGGATGCAGACCTGGTGATTGCCCGGAAACTTGAAGATGGCTGGGATCGGCCGCTGGCCGACTGGCGCAAAGAGCTCAAACTTCCTTCCGCAATGACCTTCTAG
- a CDS encoding Crp/Fnr family transcriptional regulator — protein sequence MWGDEPQLQAFRERLKLLLEAHQQELNPKRINAAEGDVLFRQGEPVDTLLLLTSGKVAVEVHQGNERHTLAVVEALELLGEVGFFANGRHYADFRVVDGPAELLAMPGEDLLRAMLFDSDLAVEMLALVSERCRRGNRVIGLLLSGIEAVHYNETERLEQTTQELGGIHFCIAKASRQLQRLHQQGAAWGSGQR from the coding sequence ATGTGGGGAGATGAACCACAGCTTCAGGCGTTCCGGGAGCGTTTGAAACTGCTGCTTGAGGCGCACCAGCAGGAGCTCAATCCAAAGCGAATCAACGCTGCAGAAGGAGATGTGCTGTTTCGCCAGGGTGAGCCGGTTGACACTCTGCTGCTGCTCACCAGTGGAAAGGTGGCTGTGGAAGTGCACCAAGGAAATGAGCGGCACACCCTGGCCGTGGTGGAAGCCCTGGAATTACTAGGAGAAGTGGGCTTTTTCGCAAACGGCCGGCACTACGCCGATTTCCGCGTTGTGGATGGTCCCGCTGAGCTCCTGGCGATGCCTGGTGAAGATCTCCTACGAGCGATGCTCTTCGACAGCGACCTGGCTGTGGAGATGCTCGCGTTGGTGAGTGAGCGCTGCCGACGGGGCAACCGGGTAATCGGGCTGCTGCTGAGCGGCATCGAAGCAGTGCATTACAACGAAACAGAGCGACTCGAACAGACAACCCAGGAGCTGGGAGGCATCCATTTCTGCATTGCTAAAGCCAGTCGTCAGTTACAGCGTTTGCACCAGCAGGGCGCAGCCTGGGGCTCAGGCCAGCGTTGA